A single region of the Vibrio cyclitrophicus genome encodes:
- a CDS encoding D-hexose-6-phosphate mutarotase, with protein sequence MDLSTLPTLTVLSDNVTIVEHEGVKLVRVIHDKANAAISLFGGHVVSFQPQGQEDLIWMSQQAKFDGKTALRGGIPVCWPWFGRIAAPAHGFARSSEWQLLEHRESEAGVIVSLGLKPSEETLAVWPHQFDARLNVEISDELKVTLDVKNTDSQPWTFSGALHTYLNVGDIHTTTTTGMGAEYIDSLQGGKICQGGAELILTDTIDRVYTQPEAQIFVADKKLDRTLTVENHGHNSAVLWNPWAEGATSMGDMQDDGYLTMMCVESTLHAPSLEAGKTLQPGESHQLITVISSN encoded by the coding sequence ATGGATTTATCTACTCTACCCACACTGACTGTACTTTCTGACAACGTGACTATCGTAGAACACGAAGGCGTAAAATTGGTTCGCGTTATCCACGATAAAGCAAACGCAGCGATTTCACTGTTTGGCGGCCATGTGGTGTCATTCCAACCGCAAGGTCAAGAAGACCTGATTTGGATGAGCCAACAAGCTAAATTCGATGGTAAAACGGCTCTGCGTGGTGGTATTCCAGTATGTTGGCCTTGGTTTGGTCGTATTGCAGCACCTGCTCATGGTTTTGCTCGTTCAAGTGAATGGCAATTGCTTGAGCACCGTGAAAGCGAAGCGGGTGTGATTGTTAGCTTAGGTCTGAAGCCAAGCGAAGAAACGTTGGCAGTATGGCCTCATCAGTTTGATGCACGCCTAAATGTTGAGATTAGCGATGAGCTGAAAGTAACATTAGATGTGAAGAACACAGATTCACAACCATGGACTTTCTCTGGAGCGCTGCACACTTACCTAAACGTTGGCGATATCCACACCACAACCACAACAGGTATGGGTGCTGAGTACATTGATAGCCTGCAAGGTGGCAAGATCTGCCAAGGTGGTGCTGAGCTGATACTGACTGACACTATTGACCGTGTTTACACGCAACCAGAAGCGCAAATCTTTGTTGCTGACAAGAAGCTGGATCGCACACTAACAGTTGAAAACCACGGCCATAACTCTGCAGTACTGTGGAACCCGTGGGCAGAAGGTGCTACCAGTATGGGCGATATGCAAGACGACGGTTACTTAACTATGATGTGCGTAGAATCAACACTGCACGCACCAAGCCTAGAAGCAGGCAAAACGTTACAGCCAGGTGAGAGCCATCAGCTGATTACGGTTATCTCTTCGAACTAA
- a CDS encoding DUF2989 domain-containing protein has protein sequence MKWLAISLLPFTLVGCLEGNKNTDQLCQSNPGLQCEQLNMNDGQCRVARTDLIWHRFEVQKQPSEINKIKEFELVTAYKKCLELAAQIETIDQSKLQERRFTSLMHSIEESERIVDELSKSDTPETLYFLWSQTGDINARRSFLQLEGTEALNTAEMQYALATFYTTRDHAKTLKLLNNALTLSNNSVVNTEIFKSMASINHSLGHREKAYVWAMVAKDFDVPIASEAELAVLYNFEAPKYKQLNKDADKIVEAIEDGVYSPSVVPNY, from the coding sequence ATGAAATGGTTGGCGATTAGCCTATTGCCTTTTACTCTGGTTGGGTGTCTTGAAGGGAACAAAAATACCGATCAACTGTGTCAAAGCAACCCTGGACTTCAGTGTGAACAATTGAATATGAACGATGGGCAATGTCGTGTCGCACGTACCGACCTTATCTGGCATCGATTTGAAGTTCAGAAGCAACCCAGCGAAATAAACAAAATTAAAGAATTCGAATTAGTCACTGCCTACAAAAAGTGCCTAGAACTCGCGGCGCAGATCGAAACTATCGACCAATCTAAGCTGCAAGAGCGTCGCTTTACCTCTTTAATGCACAGTATCGAAGAGTCTGAGCGCATTGTTGATGAGCTATCGAAATCCGATACACCGGAAACGCTTTACTTCTTGTGGTCACAAACTGGTGATATTAATGCAAGACGTAGCTTCTTACAGCTAGAAGGAACTGAAGCATTAAATACGGCAGAGATGCAATATGCTCTGGCGACTTTCTATACCACGAGAGATCATGCAAAGACATTAAAGCTACTCAATAATGCGCTAACATTGTCGAATAACTCGGTTGTTAATACTGAGATATTTAAGTCCATGGCCAGTATCAATCACAGCTTAGGCCATAGAGAAAAGGCGTACGTATGGGCAATGGTAGCCAAAGACTTTGATGTGCCGATTGCTTCTGAAGCGGAGTTGGCTGTTCTCTACAACTTCGAAGCCCCAAAGTACAAGCAGTTAAATAAAGACGCAGACAAAATTGTTGAAGCCATTGAAGATGGTGTTTACAGCCCTTCGGTCGTCCCTAATTACTGA
- a CDS encoding NADPH-dependent 2,4-dienoyl-CoA reductase: protein MSAMYPHLLEPLDLGFTQLRNRVLMGSMHTGLEENKEGLHKLAAFYEERAKGGVGLIVTGGFSPNLRGRLTPFSAEFSKVKHARAHQVVTEAVHKHGGKIALQLLHAGRYAMHPFAQSASGIKAPIAKFAPSEMSPRQIKKTIGAFANSAELAQVAGYDGIEIMGSEGYLINQFICKRTNMRYDEWGGSYEKRMRFPLEIVKSIREAVGKDFIIIFRLSMLDLVEQGSTFEDVVLLAQKLEEAGVTIINTGIGWHEARVPTIATQVPRGAFSWVTEKVKPYVSIPVVTCNRINTPEEAERILSSGQADMVSMARPFLADPDFVNKAAQDQAQFINTCIGCNQACLDNVFKGKRASCLVNPRACYETEIVVQPADATKTIAVVGAGPAGLACATTLAQRGHNVDLLEKSDRIGGQFRLAMQIPGKEEFRETIRYFANQIDASGVNLKLDTEATFEMLLKYDEVVMAAGVEPRKLNIEGIDQENVVDYQTLIREKTPVGEKVAIVGAGGIGIDVATMLTEPTSHSLDDWLHEWGIDKNMEHPGGLYPYPDSFSDKTVWVMQRKAGRVGKGPGKTTGWIHKRTLEKRGVNLLGGVSYNKIDDKGLHISVGKKDQVLDADSVIVCAGQVSVRPFEDMWQEFGGKLHVIGGADYAGELDAVRAIRQGVELAIKL from the coding sequence ATGTCTGCCATGTACCCACATTTACTTGAACCACTCGATCTTGGATTTACTCAGTTACGTAACCGTGTATTGATGGGATCAATGCACACAGGTTTAGAAGAAAATAAAGAAGGCCTACACAAACTCGCCGCGTTTTATGAAGAGCGAGCAAAAGGAGGCGTTGGCCTTATTGTTACCGGTGGTTTCTCTCCTAATTTACGTGGCAGATTGACCCCATTCAGTGCTGAGTTCAGTAAAGTTAAGCACGCTAGAGCGCACCAAGTTGTTACAGAAGCCGTGCATAAGCATGGCGGTAAAATTGCCCTTCAGTTGCTGCATGCTGGCCGCTATGCAATGCACCCATTCGCGCAAAGTGCTTCTGGTATTAAAGCGCCAATCGCTAAGTTCGCACCGAGTGAGATGAGCCCTCGCCAAATCAAAAAGACCATTGGTGCTTTTGCCAACAGTGCTGAACTCGCTCAAGTCGCGGGCTATGATGGCATTGAGATCATGGGTTCTGAGGGGTACTTGATTAACCAATTCATCTGTAAGCGTACCAACATGCGTTACGACGAATGGGGTGGCTCTTACGAGAAGCGTATGCGTTTCCCGCTAGAGATTGTTAAATCGATTCGTGAAGCGGTGGGTAAAGATTTCATTATTATTTTCCGTTTGTCGATGCTGGATTTGGTTGAGCAAGGCAGCACGTTTGAAGATGTTGTTCTTTTGGCTCAGAAATTAGAAGAAGCGGGCGTGACTATCATCAATACCGGCATTGGTTGGCATGAAGCTCGTGTTCCGACTATCGCGACGCAAGTACCAAGAGGCGCATTCTCTTGGGTGACGGAAAAAGTGAAACCATACGTGTCGATCCCAGTGGTGACATGTAACCGAATTAACACGCCAGAAGAGGCAGAACGTATCCTCAGTTCAGGACAGGCCGACATGGTATCAATGGCTCGTCCATTCTTGGCTGACCCTGATTTCGTCAACAAAGCCGCTCAAGACCAAGCGCAGTTCATTAATACCTGTATCGGCTGTAACCAAGCTTGTCTTGATAACGTGTTTAAGGGTAAGCGAGCAAGTTGTTTGGTGAATCCACGTGCTTGTTACGAGACTGAAATTGTTGTTCAACCTGCGGATGCGACCAAAACTATTGCTGTTGTTGGTGCTGGGCCTGCTGGTTTAGCCTGCGCGACGACGTTAGCACAGCGTGGTCATAATGTTGACTTACTTGAAAAAAGTGACCGTATCGGTGGACAATTTAGATTGGCAATGCAGATCCCTGGTAAGGAAGAATTCAGAGAAACGATTCGTTACTTTGCTAATCAAATAGATGCATCAGGCGTGAACTTAAAACTGGATACTGAAGCGACGTTTGAAATGTTGTTGAAGTACGATGAAGTCGTGATGGCTGCCGGTGTTGAACCCCGAAAGCTTAATATTGAAGGGATTGACCAAGAAAACGTAGTCGATTATCAAACCTTGATTCGTGAAAAGACACCAGTAGGCGAAAAAGTTGCGATTGTTGGCGCTGGTGGTATAGGTATTGATGTGGCAACCATGCTAACCGAGCCTACTTCTCACAGTTTAGATGATTGGCTGCATGAGTGGGGCATCGATAAGAATATGGAACACCCAGGTGGGCTTTACCCTTACCCTGATTCGTTCAGCGATAAAACGGTTTGGGTGATGCAACGTAAAGCGGGTCGTGTTGGTAAAGGCCCGGGCAAAACTACTGGTTGGATTCATAAACGCACCCTAGAAAAACGCGGTGTAAACCTTTTAGGCGGCGTGAGCTACAACAAGATTGATGATAAAGGTCTGCATATTAGCGTTGGTAAGAAAGATCAGGTGCTCGATGCCGATTCGGTTATTGTATGTGCAGGTCAGGTGTCAGTTCGTCCGTTCGAAGATATGTGGCAAGAATTTGGTGGCAAGCTTCACGTGATCGGCGGTGCTGATTATGCCGGTGAACTGGATGCGGTACGAGCTATCCGTCAAGGTGTTGAGCTAGCTATTAAGTTATAG
- a CDS encoding DUF1315 family protein, with amino-acid sequence MDAEQLLSAMTPEVYERLTYAVETGKWPEGTALSKEQRDSCMQAVMLYQSKHNSEAQHMTIAAGGEISFKSKSELKKQFKSDQEDIVRVNPNH; translated from the coding sequence ATGGATGCAGAACAACTTCTTAGCGCAATGACACCCGAGGTCTACGAACGTTTAACCTACGCAGTTGAAACGGGTAAATGGCCAGAAGGTACGGCGCTCTCAAAAGAACAGCGCGACTCGTGTATGCAAGCGGTTATGTTATATCAATCTAAACATAACTCTGAAGCTCAACATATGACAATTGCAGCTGGTGGTGAGATTAGCTTTAAATCTAAGTCTGAACTAAAAAAACAGTTTAAGTCAGACCAAGAAGACATTGTTAGGGTTAACCCGAATCATTAA
- the sppA gene encoding signal peptide peptidase SppA: MKKIFKFIGMIFKGIWKLITFVRLALVNLFFLLSIAIIYFVYFHSDTAQPTVPQQSALVLNLSGPIVEQSRYINPMDSLTGSLLGKDLPKENVLFDIVETIRYAKDDENVTGIVLALKELPETNLTKLRYIAKALNEFKAAGKPIYAVGDFYNQSQYYLASYATKVYLSPDGGVLLKGYSAYSLYYKTLLEKLDVNTHVFRVGTYKSAIEPFIRDDMSDAAKESASRWLGQLWGAYVDDVSHNRQIDAKTLNPSMDTFLKELESVDGDIAKLAEKLGLVDELATRQQVRLELADVFGSDGQDSYNAFGYYEYRTTMLPDMNSESHDVAVIVASGAIMDGKQPRGTVGGDTTAALLRQARNDDKVKAVVLRVDSPGGSAFASEVIRNEIEAIKQAGKPVVVSMSSLAASGGYWISMGADKILAQPTTLTGSIGIFSVITTFEKGLNDIGVYTDGVGTSPFSGLGITTGLSDGAKDAFQMGIENGYRRFISLVGENRGLEVDAVDKIAQGRVWTGQDAMQKGLVDEIGDFDDAIAAAASLAELETYNIYWVEKPLSATEQFIQEFMNQVQMSIGLDIQSMIPSSLQPVTQQLAQDSQLLGNFNDPQGRYAFCLNCQVQ; encoded by the coding sequence ATGAAAAAAATATTCAAATTTATAGGCATGATCTTTAAAGGGATTTGGAAGCTCATCACGTTTGTGCGTCTTGCGCTTGTTAACCTCTTCTTTTTACTCAGTATCGCCATAATCTACTTTGTGTACTTTCACTCAGATACGGCTCAGCCTACTGTTCCACAGCAATCGGCTTTGGTGCTTAACCTTTCTGGTCCGATTGTAGAGCAAAGCCGCTACATCAACCCGATGGATTCCTTGACAGGTTCACTGCTTGGCAAGGACCTTCCGAAAGAGAACGTGCTGTTTGATATCGTTGAAACTATTCGCTATGCCAAAGATGACGAGAACGTAACAGGCATTGTATTAGCACTTAAAGAGCTACCAGAAACTAACCTGACCAAGCTTCGTTACATTGCTAAAGCGCTGAACGAGTTCAAAGCAGCGGGTAAGCCGATTTATGCGGTGGGTGATTTTTACAATCAAAGCCAATACTACCTAGCCAGCTACGCGACCAAAGTCTACTTATCGCCGGATGGTGGTGTGCTTCTTAAAGGCTACAGCGCTTATTCGCTTTACTACAAAACCTTATTAGAGAAACTAGACGTGAACACCCATGTATTCCGTGTAGGTACTTATAAGTCTGCAATCGAACCTTTCATTCGTGATGACATGTCAGACGCAGCAAAAGAATCGGCTTCTCGTTGGTTAGGGCAACTATGGGGTGCTTACGTTGATGATGTGAGCCACAACCGCCAAATCGACGCGAAAACACTGAACCCAAGCATGGATACTTTCTTGAAAGAGCTTGAGTCCGTTGATGGTGATATCGCGAAACTAGCCGAAAAACTGGGCTTAGTGGATGAGCTAGCAACCCGTCAACAAGTTCGACTAGAGCTTGCAGATGTGTTCGGCAGTGATGGTCAAGACAGCTACAACGCATTTGGTTACTACGAATATCGTACAACTATGCTTCCAGACATGAACAGTGAATCACACGATGTTGCTGTGATTGTGGCAAGCGGTGCCATTATGGATGGCAAACAACCTCGCGGCACTGTTGGTGGTGATACCACTGCAGCCCTACTTCGCCAAGCTCGGAATGACGACAAAGTGAAAGCGGTTGTACTTCGTGTAGACAGCCCAGGTGGCAGTGCCTTTGCTTCTGAAGTTATTCGCAATGAAATCGAAGCGATCAAGCAAGCGGGTAAACCTGTAGTGGTTTCTATGTCTAGCCTTGCGGCTTCTGGTGGTTACTGGATCTCGATGGGCGCAGACAAGATCTTGGCTCAACCGACCACACTAACAGGCTCGATTGGTATTTTCAGTGTTATCACAACCTTTGAGAAAGGCTTGAACGATATTGGCGTTTACACCGATGGCGTGGGCACGTCTCCTTTCTCTGGCCTAGGTATTACAACTGGACTTAGCGATGGCGCGAAAGACGCGTTCCAAATGGGCATTGAAAACGGATACCGCCGATTCATCAGCCTAGTTGGAGAAAATCGCGGCCTAGAAGTCGATGCTGTCGACAAGATCGCTCAAGGCCGAGTATGGACAGGTCAAGATGCGATGCAGAAAGGCTTAGTCGATGAGATTGGTGACTTTGACGATGCGATTGCAGCAGCGGCTTCACTTGCAGAGCTTGAAACCTACAACATTTACTGGGTAGAAAAGCCGCTTTCAGCAACTGAACAGTTTATTCAAGAATTTATGAACCAAGTTCAGATGTCGATTGGCCTAGATATTCAGTCAATGATTCCAAGCAGTTTACAGCCTGTTACGCAGCAGTTAGCTCAAGATAGCCAACTATTAGGCAACTTTAACGACCCACAAGGCCGTTACGCTTTCTGCCTGAACTGCCAAGTTCAATAA
- the gap gene encoding type I glyceraldehyde-3-phosphate dehydrogenase translates to MTIKVGINGFGRIGRFVFRAAQERADIEVVGINDLIDVEYMAYMLKYDSTHGRFNGTVEVEGGNLIVNGKTVRVTAERNPEDLKWDAIEVDVVAEATGLFLTDETARKHITAGAKKVVLTGPSKDATPMFVMGVNQASYAGQDIVSNASCTTNCLAPIAKVLNDKWGIESGLMTTVHATTATQKTVDGPSAKDWRGGRGASQNIIPSSTGAAKAVGVVLPELNGLLTGMAFRVPTANVSVVDLTVNLKEAASYEEICAAMKEASEGEMAGVLGYTEDQVVSQDFIGEVQTSVFDAKAGVALTDKFVKVVSWYDNEIGYSNKVLDLIAHISK, encoded by the coding sequence ATGACTATCAAAGTAGGTATTAACGGTTTTGGCCGTATCGGCCGTTTCGTATTCCGCGCAGCTCAAGAGCGTGCAGACATCGAAGTAGTAGGTATTAACGATCTAATCGACGTAGAGTACATGGCATACATGCTTAAGTACGACTCAACTCACGGCCGTTTCAACGGTACTGTTGAAGTTGAAGGCGGTAACCTAATCGTTAACGGTAAAACTGTACGTGTTACAGCTGAGCGTAACCCAGAAGACCTTAAGTGGGATGCTATCGAAGTAGACGTAGTTGCTGAAGCAACTGGTCTTTTCCTAACTGACGAGACTGCACGTAAGCACATCACTGCTGGCGCTAAAAAAGTAGTTCTTACTGGTCCTTCTAAAGATGCAACTCCAATGTTCGTAATGGGCGTTAACCAAGCATCTTACGCTGGTCAAGACATCGTTTCTAACGCTTCTTGTACTACTAACTGTCTTGCACCTATCGCTAAAGTACTTAACGATAAGTGGGGCATTGAGTCTGGTCTTATGACTACAGTTCACGCTACTACAGCAACTCAAAAAACTGTAGATGGTCCTTCTGCTAAAGACTGGCGCGGTGGCCGTGGTGCTTCTCAAAACATCATCCCATCTTCAACTGGTGCTGCTAAAGCTGTAGGCGTTGTTCTTCCAGAACTAAACGGCCTTCTAACTGGTATGGCTTTCCGTGTACCAACTGCTAACGTATCTGTAGTTGACCTAACTGTTAACCTAAAAGAAGCTGCATCTTACGAAGAAATTTGTGCTGCAATGAAAGAAGCTTCTGAAGGCGAAATGGCTGGCGTTCTTGGTTACACTGAAGACCAAGTAGTATCACAAGATTTCATCGGTGAAGTTCAAACTTCAGTATTCGATGCTAAAGCTGGTGTTGCTCTAACTGACAAATTCGTTAAAGTTGTATCTTGGTACGACAACGAAATCGGTTACTCAAACAAAGTTCTAGACCTAATCGCTCACATCTCTAAGTAA
- a CDS encoding nucleoside hydrolase, giving the protein MTKKIILDTDPGIDDAMAILFAEAHPEIELMGITTVYGNATIDNGTQNALYLKQKFGMRATVAKGTDKPLVRDPVGATVVVHGETGFGDVKVPSSLSVSAIEKPAYQFIIDSVRAEPGEITLLAVGPLTNLALALEAAPEIVDLVKEVVVMGGAFGENDHRGNVTPFAEANIHDDPHAADKVFTASWPVVIIGLDVTEESFFTGHYLDELRDDAGEVGQFIWDVSRYYLKFYSEKVGMEGCHVHDPSAIAYVIQPSLFTCRSGSVRVVTDGPAEGMTIQKADQRKYMNDEWSSFPAQKVGVQVDSNALLSLYRETLVHYSQQQS; this is encoded by the coding sequence ATGACAAAGAAAATCATCCTAGATACAGACCCGGGCATCGATGATGCAATGGCTATCCTATTTGCAGAAGCTCACCCAGAGATTGAGCTGATGGGCATTACTACGGTTTATGGCAATGCAACGATAGACAACGGTACTCAGAATGCACTCTATTTAAAGCAGAAGTTTGGTATGAGAGCGACTGTGGCAAAGGGTACTGATAAGCCCTTGGTTAGAGATCCCGTTGGAGCTACGGTTGTGGTGCATGGCGAAACAGGGTTTGGTGATGTGAAAGTGCCAAGCTCGTTAAGTGTTTCAGCGATTGAAAAGCCAGCTTATCAGTTCATTATCGATAGTGTTCGAGCAGAACCTGGAGAGATCACTCTTCTGGCGGTTGGCCCTCTTACTAACCTTGCGCTTGCTCTGGAGGCGGCTCCTGAAATTGTCGACTTAGTAAAAGAAGTGGTCGTTATGGGCGGTGCGTTTGGTGAAAATGACCATAGAGGTAACGTGACGCCATTTGCTGAAGCGAATATCCATGATGACCCTCACGCTGCGGATAAGGTGTTTACGGCATCATGGCCAGTGGTGATCATTGGGCTAGATGTCACGGAGGAAAGCTTCTTTACCGGTCATTACCTTGATGAGTTGCGAGATGATGCTGGAGAGGTAGGGCAGTTTATCTGGGATGTTAGCCGTTACTACTTAAAGTTCTATTCTGAAAAGGTAGGAATGGAGGGGTGTCATGTTCACGATCCTTCAGCGATTGCTTATGTTATCCAACCATCTCTGTTTACCTGTCGTAGTGGCTCGGTCAGAGTAGTGACTGATGGCCCAGCTGAAGGTATGACAATTCAGAAAGCTGACCAACGTAAATATATGAATGATGAGTGGAGTTCATTCCCTGCACAAAAAGTCGGCGTTCAAGTAGACAGCAATGCTCTATTGTCACTCTATAGAGAAACGTTAGTTCACTATTCACAGCAGCAAAGCTAA
- the msrB gene encoding peptide-methionine (R)-S-oxide reductase MsrB: MLKPDEYWRERLSDDEFEVCRLRGTEAPYSGKLLHNQKTGVYSCTCCQSPLFLSDNKYDSGCGWPSFDAPVNDEAVRYIEDLSHGMKRVEIRCTACDSHLGHVFPDGPQTTGERFCVNSVSLIFNKNDKITK, from the coding sequence ATGTTAAAGCCTGATGAATACTGGCGTGAGCGCCTATCAGATGATGAATTTGAAGTGTGTCGTCTACGTGGAACTGAAGCCCCTTATAGCGGTAAGTTGCTGCATAATCAGAAGACGGGTGTCTATAGCTGCACATGCTGTCAAAGCCCTTTGTTTCTGTCGGATAACAAATATGACTCTGGGTGTGGATGGCCTAGTTTTGATGCCCCAGTGAATGATGAAGCGGTACGCTATATAGAAGATCTAAGTCACGGAATGAAGCGTGTAGAGATCCGTTGTACTGCTTGTGATAGCCATTTAGGTCATGTTTTCCCTGATGGCCCGCAGACAACTGGCGAGCGCTTCTGTGTTAATTCGGTGTCGTTAATTTTCAACAAAAATGACAAAATTACGAAATAA
- the rlmA gene encoding 23S rRNA (guanine(745)-N(1))-methyltransferase produces the protein MTYQCPLCHQPLSQNDRTFKCEKNHQFDLAKEGYVNLMPAHHKRSKDPGDNKEMMQARRRFLEGNHYDPMRQAVVGLCSSYLPDTDPSLLDIGCGEGYYTNEIAVNLQEKNGATFGLDISKIAIKYAAKRYPAVDFSVASSHRLPFAENSLDGILRIYAPCKAEELQRTIKDNGVVITVTPASRHLYQLRDAIYDGVRLHDEDPEMIEGFTLEHQEQLNYMMELSGSDAFDLLQMTPFAWKASEEFKQQLTEAEQFNCEADFMLRVYRKQI, from the coding sequence ATGACTTACCAATGCCCTTTGTGTCACCAACCTTTATCTCAAAACGATCGTACGTTTAAGTGTGAAAAGAACCATCAGTTCGACCTAGCGAAAGAAGGCTATGTCAATTTGATGCCAGCGCACCACAAACGCTCAAAAGATCCAGGTGACAACAAAGAGATGATGCAGGCACGTCGTCGCTTCCTTGAAGGCAACCATTACGATCCAATGCGCCAAGCAGTCGTTGGCTTATGTTCTAGCTACCTGCCAGACACAGATCCTAGCCTGTTAGACATTGGCTGTGGCGAAGGGTATTACACCAACGAAATTGCGGTAAATCTTCAAGAGAAGAATGGTGCGACTTTTGGCCTAGACATTTCTAAGATTGCTATCAAATACGCCGCTAAACGCTATCCTGCTGTCGACTTCTCAGTTGCATCAAGTCATCGCCTACCCTTTGCTGAAAACAGCTTAGACGGCATTCTACGCATTTATGCGCCTTGCAAGGCTGAAGAGTTACAACGCACCATCAAAGACAATGGTGTGGTGATCACCGTAACGCCTGCTAGTCGACACCTGTATCAACTGCGTGACGCAATTTATGATGGCGTTCGCTTGCATGATGAAGACCCAGAAATGATCGAAGGTTTTACGCTTGAGCATCAAGAGCAACTAAACTATATGATGGAACTATCGGGGTCAGATGCATTCGACCTGCTACAGATGACGCCGTTTGCTTGGAAGGCGAGTGAAGAGTTTAAACAACAACTCACCGAGGCAGAGCAATTCAACTGTGAAGCTGACTTTATGCTGCGAGTGTACCGCAAACAAATTTAA
- the ansA gene encoding asparaginase — protein sequence MERKHIYIAYTGGTIGMQKSIDHGYVPVAGFMDKQLAGMPEFHRPEMPEYTIHEYSPLMDSSDMTPLDWQTIADDIRANYDKYDGFVILHGTDTMAYTASALSFMLENLGKPVIVTGSQIPLAELRSDGQANLLNALHLAANYPINEVTLFFNNKLMRGNRSTKSHADGFNAFTSPNLNPLLEAGINIQLSNNVKVNEQPEGAFKVHNITPQPIGVITMYPGISHEVIRNTLLQPVNAMILLTFGVGNAPQNPELLQHLKDASERGVIVVNLTQCLAGKVNMGGYATGCALAEAGVVSGFDMTPEAALAKLHYLLSQNLSYEEVKAQMLQVLRGEMSL from the coding sequence ATGGAAAGAAAACACATCTATATCGCGTACACCGGCGGCACAATTGGCATGCAGAAGTCTATTGACCACGGCTATGTTCCAGTCGCAGGTTTCATGGATAAGCAACTAGCTGGCATGCCTGAATTCCATCGCCCAGAGATGCCTGAATACACCATTCACGAATACTCTCCTTTAATGGACTCCTCAGATATGACGCCACTTGATTGGCAAACTATCGCTGATGACATTCGCGCGAACTACGATAAGTACGATGGTTTCGTTATCCTGCATGGCACAGACACTATGGCATACACCGCCTCTGCGCTGTCTTTCATGCTTGAAAACCTCGGCAAACCTGTGATTGTTACGGGCTCTCAGATCCCACTAGCAGAACTTCGTTCAGACGGACAAGCAAACCTGTTGAATGCATTACACCTTGCGGCTAACTACCCTATCAATGAAGTAACCCTGTTCTTCAACAACAAATTGATGCGCGGTAACCGCAGTACAAAATCGCATGCAGATGGCTTCAATGCGTTTACGTCTCCAAACCTAAATCCATTGCTTGAAGCAGGTATTAATATCCAGCTTAGCAATAACGTAAAAGTCAATGAACAACCTGAAGGTGCTTTCAAGGTTCATAACATTACTCCGCAACCCATCGGCGTAATCACTATGTACCCAGGCATCTCACATGAAGTAATCCGCAATACGCTGCTACAGCCTGTTAACGCAATGATTCTACTGACTTTTGGTGTCGGTAACGCACCCCAAAACCCAGAGCTGCTTCAGCATCTGAAAGATGCGTCAGAGCGTGGTGTGATTGTGGTGAATCTAACGCAATGTTTGGCAGGTAAAGTCAACATGGGCGGTTACGCAACAGGATGTGCACTTGCAGAAGCTGGCGTGGTGAGTGGCTTTGATATGACGCCAGAAGCGGCGTTGGCGAAGCTACACTACTTATTAAGCCAAAACCTAAGCTATGAAGAAGTGAAGGCTCAGATGCTACAAGTGTTGCGCGGTGAGATGAGCTTATAA